In Phycisphaerae bacterium RAS2, the DNA window TTTACCGGGCGGCCCACGCCCATCTTAAAGCGTCAGATACGCGGTTTGCGTTCCTGACAGCCGCGGGATGGTGGTCCCGCTTGGGAACCACCATAGCGCGGTCTCGAGGTGCGAATCAAATGCCGTTCGGATGGCCCCCGTCGTGCCGGCCTATGCATGTCAGGCTGTTCGCCCGGCCACCTCGCAAAGATGGAGCGGGGCGGCGTCCGACCGCCAACCCAGGGGGGAGTTATGTTCGGCCGGAGCCTTTTCGGAATCCCGCCTTACAGTTTCCTAGCCCCGCCCCATCGTCAATCGCGCGATGTCCATGTTCTCTGGCTCGCTCTGCCAGAGGGCGATCTCCCGCGGACCAAGAGTGCGGCCGACGCACGAAGCGCATTACGGTACGAGCTCGGGCCCCCCGTCCACGCGTCTGATGTAGAACGCAAGAAGTCCGTCCATATCAAAACTGGCGAAGTCGCGCTGCACATCCCAGGCGACGGCCATGATGGGAATCTGAAGTCCGGGATAGCGCGTGATCACGATTTTTTTGTTTCCGAACTGACTTGGCGGAGTCTGATCAAACAACGCCTGAAGGTCGTCGAGGAAGGCGGAGTCGCAATCCCCGCTGCAATCGTAGAGCACGACCACGTACCCGTGCTCCAGGTTATGCACCCACCGTTCCGGCCCGAGCGCATCTTCGTAGAATCCGGCTGGAACCGGCGCAACGCCCGCTGCGGAGTAATGCGGCCCCGACGCGGGAGGGTTCGTGCGATACGTAACGACCGTGCCGACGGGGACGTGGGTCGCGCCCTCATTGGGGACACATCGGTCCCCGGAAGCGTCTGGCACACACGTGACGGTATCACAGGCACTCTGTGCCACGATCAAGAGGCCTATGGCACAAAGCGGCAAAGAGTTGAGCGACCGAACGAAACGCTCAGCCCTCGTCTTCCGGTTGTGGCGGATGACTTCTACTGATCCCATCCCTTCAAATAGCATTTTGCGTACCTCCCGCCGTGAAAATTACTCTTTTCGCCTATCAGTCGGCGCTTGAGGCAGAGCGGAAAGCGACCGCTTGAGTCGCTCAATCTGCCCGACCGTGAGAATGGACTCAGTGCGCTTGGCGACCACATCGGCAAACTGCCTGAAACGTCCCGACCAGTCAGTTTTGCCCGGATCCTTCGGATCTTCCGAAGCAGTCCGGTTGACAAGCCTGTCCCATTCCTCCTCAGCAACCTCGGTGAGCTTTTCGGCTTTCGCTTTCTCGATCCGCTCTTCTTGAACGAACTCCGCCACGCGGCGCAAGGCAAGGGTGCGAAACTCAATAGCAGATAGCTCTCCGACTCGCTCGGCCGCACGCCACTCTTCTTTGTCGAGCGCCCGCTTGACTTCTTTACCGGTCAACCGAACGGGCTTTCGCGTACCGACAGCTAGCACTTTCAGTAGCCGTCCGGCAACCTCTTCCCGATCTGCCGCAGAAGAGACTGTAGCCCGAATCAGGCGGCCGCTTCGGTTTGCGAATGCTTTTTCGACGCCATCAACCTTTTCTAGTTGCGCCATCACGGGCGCAAGTCGGTGGCCTCAGCCGAGGCCCCGGACCGCACCTCAGGTGAATCCCTCGACCTTGAACACGAGTTGTCGCTGGCCATCGGTCGTATTGTCATCCTCGCTCTCCGCTACAGTACCCGCACCAAAGGTTTGGGGATGAGAGCAACTTGCAAGGACGGGCAAGAGCACGGACAAGCAGGAGATAAAGTCACACCGCCGCATCAGAAGCTCCGTCGAAATCAAATACAACTCCCGAAACGCCACGGCAGCGTCTCGCGCTCATTTCGTCGGCTCAACGAACGCGCCGCCATAGCCGGCCTTTTCCAGCGCGGCGAGGATCTCCTCACGCGGAACCGAACCGCGGGCTTCGATGCCCACGACCGCCTGTCCCCTGGGAAAGTCCACTTGCACGGCGAGGACGCCAGGCACACTTCGAATGGCCTTTTCGACATGGCCAGCACAACCTTCGCACGTCATACCCTCTACGCGGATCATCGCCCGCTGCATCTTGGCTGTGACCGCGCTCCCGTTGCCGGTTCCCATTAGCAATCCCACGTACTTGGGGAAGAAGAGAAAGGCGACCACCAGGACCGTCACAACCCACAGCATGACCTTATTCAAAGCCATCACGCCAAAGCGCCGCTTACCGCCTGGGGCACAACAGCCCTCAAACTCTCTCGGCTGTCCGGCACAACAATCGTCCCCATCACCGCCATCCACTCGTGAGACTGGCCCGCCTGCGTGGCTCGGACGATACGTGAAGTAGAACGCTGCTCCCAGAAAAGCGAACGTGATCACGATGAAGGCCGGACGATACGCTTCGAGCGTCGAGGCAACGCCCGCGCCCGAGACGCCCACGGCCAGCAGCACTAGCGGCAGCCAGCAGCAACTGGAGGCCACGATGGCCGAGACCAACGTGCCGATCTTGGCGACCTTCTCGCTGGAACTTCCTGAGGACGGTGAAGGGCGAGGCAACCGAGCTTGTGGCTCAGTGATACCCAACTCCTGTGTGGCAGTTTTGATGCCCTTGGCCACGCTGCCCAGACAGCAGGCTCCCGACGGGTTCGTGATTTCGCAAGTGCAGCCGGGGTCCTCCATCTTGCGTCGGATATCCTCCAAGGCGTCGGAACGGCCCGTGGTGGCAAGCTCCTGCTTGATGCTCGCGACCGAATGCCCGAAACAGTAGCACAGCGGCCGGTCGCCGACGCGCTCCTTGACACCCACGGCTACCTTCAACTGGGACTTCGTAAAGGTGGTTCCGGTCTCCTCGGCGAAATACACCACGTCACATTCCGCTGATTCGCAGAATCGCCAGCCGGTATCCTGTGTGACCGGCTTGCAGCCTCCCTCGGACTCGGAACATGCGCATTGGGCGTCAGCCACCGCGTCGCGGTGCTCATCCTTAAGCAGCGAATGCAGGGTCAGCGCGCTGACCCGCTTGCCCTTCTTACCGCAGCGGGGACAAATCAGCCGTCTCTCGATGGTTGTTTGCACGTAATCGAGACTCCTTGAAAGACACGAAATCCGCGCGTGACGGTCGTGTCAGCAGCCCGAGCAGGTCGGACAGCAGGCCACCACGCAGCAGGTCAGCACGGCAAGAATCATCAATAGTGAGTGCAGGGTCGCGAGTGCTCGACTTGCACGCATCATGGGCAGCACCCGAGTTTGGCGGCGGACTTTGAGCCGGGTTTCTGCATGCTCGCGGCACCGCAGCAAGACGGCGCGGGCTGCGCCGAGGACCCGTACATCCGGCAACTGAGGGCGTAGTCCGTCCGGCTTTGGGCGCCCGGCTCTACGTCAACGTCGTTCACCCGTACACTCGGCGAACCAAGAAACCGCAACCGATGGGCGTCTTCCGGCGAGCGCACCTCGATCTCGTCGATTTGAGCCTGAACGCCGAGATCGCGCAGAACCTCTCGACAAAGAGCCACAGCAGGCCTGTGGTTTGGACATCCCTCAAAATAAAGAACTTCAATCCGCATCGCGTACCGTCTGTCAAAGCTGAATGCTCCCTTACGAGCGCATGTCAATATGGGCTGCGACTCGCTGCCACGCCCACTTGGGCAGCCAGACAGGAACCATTCATCCCGATTGTAGACCTTGCACCTTGATTCAATGTCAAGGAGATTTCTTCCGTCATCCGCGCGCGGAGGAGGCGCGGCGTTTGCCGGATACTGCAGGCGACGCAACTCTAAGCGCGTCAAGGAGTTGGCAGCGTTTCGTGGACTTCGATCTGCGACACAAGGCAAGAGACTTGGTCAATACTGCATCGACGTGTCGGAGGTCCTTCATCCGTTGGCGAACATCAGCCAGCCGTTGTTCGATAAGGCTTTGCACATCGGCACACGCTCCAACTTCGCCGTCATGAAAGCTCAGAAGCCTGTCGATGTCGTGAAGCGTAAAGCCCGTGGCCTGGGCGGCCCGGATGAACCGAAGCCGCTCTACACAATCTTTCCCGTAAAGGCGGTAGTTGCCCGCGCTTCGAGCGTCCGGAGATAAGAGGCCCCGCCGCTCGTAGAACCGAATCGTCGAGGTTCTGATGCCGGCGTCCGCCGCCAACTCGCCAATCGTTAATTGATCAGGCATGACCAAGACGTACCGAACCCCTGCCGGCAATTCAAGTTTCGCCACCAGAGCGCTCGTCAATGTTCTATGCAGTTCGAGCGCCCCACGTCAGACCCCTCATGCTATCCCAATTGAGTTGCCGTTAGAGCATTCGTCTGATGTAGTGTCTCGGACCGCCCGGTGATGTTCAAGCACACGCGACACCGCCCAAGGGGCATCCTCCTGGAGCGCAAACCACCGCCGCTTATACCCTACGATCTCCTCCGACAGGCCGTAGCGGCGGAGTTCTTCGCGGTTCGCGGGCACGCCGTTGAGGACGAGTTCCACGACCTCGTCACCGGCAATCCGCGCCATCATCAGCCGCCAGCCATTGTCAAGCTCGATTATCGCCCCGCCGGCCAGCAGGTCAAGGATTTCGCTAGGTATCGCCTTGGCCAGTGGGGTGCCGATGCCGAGTCGCTGCTTGACGCCCGGCACATCTGACGGGCTCAGGTTCAAACCTACCAGGGCAGTGCCGTCCGCAAGAACGGCCCGAGCGATCTTCACGCTCTGGATTCCTGACGCGCCCATGACACGATCGTAGATGGGGAAGATGGCGCCGCTCAGAATGTGAAACCGCTGGGCCTCCGTCGCCGGAGTCTTGCCGTATTCCGCATCCCACCAAGCGCTGGCGTCGTCGCGTTCCACCGGCTCGTACTTCTCGGCCA includes these proteins:
- the merA gene encoding Mercuric reductase, translated to MQTTIERRLICPRCGKKGKRVSALTLHSLLKDEHRDAVADAQCACSESEGGCKPVTQDTGWRFCESAECDVVYFAEETGTTFTKSQLKVAVGVKERVGDRPLCYCFGHSVASIKQELATTGRSDALEDIRRKMEDPGCTCEITNPSGACCLGSVAKGIKTATQELGITEPQARLPRPSPSSGSSSEKVAKIGTLVSAIVASSCCWLPLVLLAVGVSGAGVASTLEAYRPAFIVITFAFLGAAFYFTYRPSHAGGPVSRVDGGDGDDCCAGQPREFEGCCAPGGKRRFGVMALNKVMLWVVTVLVVAFLFFPKYVGLLMGTGNGSAVTAKMQRAMIRVEGMTCEGCAGHVEKAIRSVPGVLAVQVDFPRGQAVVGIEARGSVPREEILAALEKAGYGGAFVEPTK